Below is a genomic region from Methylobacterium sp. FF17.
CACCACGGCGGCGGCCGGCCGGTCGATCACGTTCGTGGCATCGACCCGTCCGCCGAGGCCGACCTCCAGCAGCAGCACGTCGGCGGGGGATTCCGAGAACAGCAGCAGGGCGGCGGCGGTGGTGATCTCGAAGACGGTGATCGGCTCGCCCTCGTTGGCCGCCTCGCAGCGGGCCAGGGCATCCGCGAGCTGGTCCTCGGGCACGAAGTGGCCGCCGCCGATGGCGCCGATCCGGATGCGCTCGTGGAAGCGCACGAGGTGGGGCGAGGTGTAGACGTGCGCGGCCAAGCCCCCCGCCTCCAGGATCGCCCGCATGAAGGCGATGGTCGAGCCCTTCCCGTTGGTGCCCGCGACATGGATCACCGGCGGCAGCTTGCGCTCCGGATGCCCGAGACGCGCCAGCAGGCGCTCGATCCGACCGAGCGAGAGGTCGATCGTGCGCGGGTGGAGGGCGAGGAAGCGCGCCATCAGGGCGTCGGAGGAATCCATGGTCGAATCGTCGCGTCGCGGGGGCAGGGGACCGGAGAAGAAGCGGACGGCTGGAGCGGACGATCAGGCGGGTTCGGGAACCGGGGTGGCGCTGCGGGCGGCGCCCGGCTCCTGGTTCGTCAGGATGCCGCAGAGGCGCGCGATGGTCTCCTTCAGGGCGTGGCGGTGCACCACCTGGTCGACCATGCCGTGGTCGCGCAGGTACTCGGCGCGCTGGAACCCGTCCGGCAGCTTCTCGCGAATCGTCTGCTCGATGACCCGGGGGCCCGCGAAGCAGATCAGGGCGCCGGGTTCGGCCAGATGCACGTCGCCCAGCATCGCGTAGGAGGCGGTGACGCCGCCCGTGGTCGGGTTCGTCAGCACCACGATGTAGGGCAGCCGGGCGGCGTTCAGCCGGCGCACGGCCACGGTGGTGCGCGGCATCTGCATCAGTGAGAGGATGCCCTCCTGCATGCGCGCGCCGCCGGAGGCGGTGAACACCACGTAGGGCGTGCGCTTGTCGAGCGCCGTCTCGGCGCCGCGCACGAAGGCTTCGCCCGCCGCCATGCCGAGGGAGCCCGCCATGAAGGCGAAATCCTGCACCGCCAGGGTCATGGGCAGGCCCGAGACCCGCCCGAAGCCAATCTTGAAGGCGTCGGCCATGCCGGTCTTGGCCCGGGCGTCCTTCAGGCGATCGGCGTAGCGCTTCTCGTCACGGAACTTGTGTGGGTCGGTGGCGACCTCCGGCAGGGGCACGTCGATCCAGGTGCCCTCGTCGAACATCATCTTGAGGCGCGCCTGGGCGCTCATCTTCAGGTGATGCTCGGAGCCCGGGATGACCCAGTGATTGCCCTCCACCTCCTTGTGGAAGACCATCTGGCCGGTATCGGGGCACTTGACCCAGAGGTTCTCGGGCGTCTCGCGCTTGAACAGGGTCTTGATCTTGGGGCGTACGACCTCCGAGATCCAGTTCATCGGTTCGACCATCATGGGCGACGGCATCCTTGTCCGCGGGCGGCGGTCTGACTTCTCGGGGGCAATTGCGTCAGGCGCGCGGCGCCGAGCGGACGCCCTCGGCCAACTCGCGCACCAGGGCGCTCACGGCCTCGACCGTTCCGCCCCCCGGGCGGCCCTCGTCGTCGAGGGTGCCCCGCAGGGCGTCCACCAGGGCCGAGCCGACCACGACGCCGTCGGCGCCGCGCGCGATGGCGGCGGCATCCGCGCCGGTGCGCACGCCGAATCCCACCACGATGGGCAGGTCGGTGTGGCGCCGGATGCGGCCCACCGCTTCCGCGACCCGGTCGAAATTCGGGGTCGCCGTCCCGGTGATCCCCGTGATCGAGACGTAGTAGACGAAGCCGGCGGTGTTCGCGAGGACGGCGGGAAGCCGCTTCTCGTCGGTGGTGGGGGTGGCGAGCCGGATGAAAGCGAGGTCCTTGGCGAGCGCCGGCAGGCAGAGCTCGTCGTCCTCCTCCGGCGGCAGGTCGACCACGATCAGCCCGTCGATGCCGGCCTCGCGTGCATCGTCGAGGAAGCGCGCGACGCCGTAGGTGTGGATCGGGTTGAAATAGCCCATCAGGATCACGGGCGTGTCGGTGTTGCCCGACCGGAAGCGGCGCACGAGGTCGAGGGTCCGGGCGACGCCCTGGCCACCCTTGAGCGCACGGAGGCCGGCGGCCTGGATCGCGGGTCCGTCCGCCATCGGGTCGGTGAAGGGCAGGCCGAACTCGACGATGTCGGCGCCCGCGGCGGGCAGCGCCTCGAGCACCCGCAGCGAGGTCTCCGCATCGGGGTCGCCGGCCATCACGTAGGTGACGAGGGCCGCGCGGTTCTCGGCGCGGCAGCGCGCGAAGGCCGCCGCGATGCGGGCCTGACCGGATTGGGCTGGACTCGTCGCCGTCATGACACCCTTGTCTCACGCTCCTCGCGGCCGGCACGGGCGCGGGATCAAGCCGCCGCGCCTACACCATCGCGGCGGGCGCGTGAAGCGCAGGGACGGAATCCGTCGAATTCCGCGTGATTCGGGAACGCTTCCTTAACGGCCTTTCGAAAGCCGGTCTCAACCCCGGGGGCGGCATCGTCGGGTCAGGCG
It encodes:
- the accD gene encoding acetyl-CoA carboxylase, carboxyltransferase subunit beta; the protein is MVEPMNWISEVVRPKIKTLFKRETPENLWVKCPDTGQMVFHKEVEGNHWVIPGSEHHLKMSAQARLKMMFDEGTWIDVPLPEVATDPHKFRDEKRYADRLKDARAKTGMADAFKIGFGRVSGLPMTLAVQDFAFMAGSLGMAAGEAFVRGAETALDKRTPYVVFTASGGARMQEGILSLMQMPRTTVAVRRLNAARLPYIVVLTNPTTGGVTASYAMLGDVHLAEPGALICFAGPRVIEQTIREKLPDGFQRAEYLRDHGMVDQVVHRHALKETIARLCGILTNQEPGAARSATPVPEPA
- the trpA gene encoding tryptophan synthase subunit alpha, giving the protein MTATSPAQSGQARIAAAFARCRAENRAALVTYVMAGDPDAETSLRVLEALPAAGADIVEFGLPFTDPMADGPAIQAAGLRALKGGQGVARTLDLVRRFRSGNTDTPVILMGYFNPIHTYGVARFLDDAREAGIDGLIVVDLPPEEDDELCLPALAKDLAFIRLATPTTDEKRLPAVLANTAGFVYYVSITGITGTATPNFDRVAEAVGRIRRHTDLPIVVGFGVRTGADAAAIARGADGVVVGSALVDALRGTLDDEGRPGGGTVEAVSALVRELAEGVRSAPRA